CGTCTCAAGAATGATGGACGGGAGAAAGAACTTTTCCTGCAATTCAGCATTCCACTGTTTACGCAAACTTGATGGAACAATAAGCAGAATCTTTCTTTTTCTTTCAGCCCATTTCTGAGAAATAACTAACGCCGCTTCAATCGTCTTCCCAAGACCAACTTCATCAGCAAGAATTGCGCCTTTTGAAAGCGGAGACCGGAAAGCAAAAAGCGCGGCTTCGATCTGGTGGGGGTTAAGATCAACCTGGGCGTTAGAAAGGGTAGAGGAAAGTTTCTCTAAGCTATCAGAAGCACATCTTTTAGTTAATTCATATGCAAAATATTTGGCATGGTAATCTGTAATCATATCTTTTGTTTCCTATCCGTACCCTTAGACCAAGAATCTATTTCATCCTTGCGAAAACGCCATTGCCCTCCTGCTTTAAAAGAAGGAATTTTACCAATTCTGGCAAGACGCCTTATGATGTATTCATGAAGCTTCAAATACTCAGCGAGTTCTTCTACTGTGAAAGTTTCCATTTTATGTGACAAAATGCAATAAAATGTATTTTATTGTACTGCTTTCGCGCTAATTTCACAATTAAAAAAATATCTCAAATATAACTTGCTATCTCCCGAATTGTATGGCTGTATATGTACTAATGAAAGGTTAAGTGGTTGCAAATAGGGGTTCTGGCCATAGAGCCGCCATAATGTTAAGCTCAACATTATGGCGGTAATGTTAAGAGTTCATTAATGTTGAGAGTCATTTGTAAGTTTAACTAAGTAAATAACAAAAGCACTTTTATCTTAACATTTTTGATATCATAGTTGAGTCTCGTTTTAAATTATTAACATTTAGAATAAGGAGGCTCACATGATTTCAAAAATCCGCCCTTGTTCCCACCAAAGATATCTTTCTCTTCCCATTTTTGGATCAATTATTGAAGAATACGTCCAGTGATGTCAACGAACCGGATACAGTATTGGGAGTATCCGTTCTTCCCTCAAACACTCAAAAAGAATAGTTCGCTTTTTTCGTC
The sequence above is a segment of the Syntrophales bacterium genome. Coding sequences within it:
- a CDS encoding helix-turn-helix domain-containing protein → METFTVEELAEYLKLHEYIIRRLARIGKIPSFKAGGQWRFRKDEIDSWSKGTDRKQKI